Proteins found in one Quercus robur chromosome 2, dhQueRobu3.1, whole genome shotgun sequence genomic segment:
- the LOC126715868 gene encoding G-type lectin S-receptor-like serine/threonine-protein kinase At4g27290, with the protein MGAIFFILVHPYLLFLSSKVSFALDSINTSQFISEANTLVSKDGNFELGFFSPSSSNNRYLGIWYKNISAKTIVWVANRLNPINDSGLLMINSSTGSVVVMSQNKSVVWSTSPQRQAKNPVLKLLDSGNLVLTVTDEKDENSRISLWESFDYPTDTFLPGMKLGWDLKKGVNRFLTAWKKPDDPSPGDFTFGMLEMGIHSYPEAYTWKGNKKFYRTGPWNGLRFSGSPDLNPNPVYNYNFVSNENEVYYTYTLKNKSLISISVLNQTTQSWDRYTWIEEEKIWEAYSSRPGDYCDRYGLCGANGNCVFTASPVCQCLKAFKPKSPELWSLTEWSQGCVRNKPLSCHTDGFVKFVDLKLPDTTYSWVNKSMSLDECRVKCLNNCTCMAYTNSDIRGRGSGCAIWSGDLMDIRQFPARGQDLYIRMSASELQEEKHGPKIKIAVTVAAAVAVVSGTLLVGFYICKIGTKLKVKKESNGIISHQNNEGQKEDLELPFLDLSTIVGATDNFAPNNKLGEGGFGPVYKGILEDGQEIAIKRLSRSSGQGLNEFKNEVRLIAKLQHRNLVKLVACCIQGEEKILVYEYMPNKSLDSFIFDQTKRTLLNWSMRFNIICGIARGLQYLHQDSRLRIIHRDLKASNVLLDIEMNPKISDFGAARTFGGDQLEGNTNRVMGTCGYMAPEYAFDGLFSTKSDVFNFGILLLEIICGKKSRGLFHPNHSLNLIGYAWRLWNEGRPLELTDECFRQSSTLSEVLRCIHISLLCLQQCPEDRPSMSSVIVMLGSEGALPQPKQPGFFLEKDSNEAHCFSSKQELFSTNEMTITLLEAR; encoded by the exons ATGGGCgctattttctttattcttgtCCATccttatttactatttttatccTCCAAAGTGTCCTTTGCACTAGATAGCATTAATACATCCCAATTTATCAGTGAAGCAAACACCTTAGTTTCCAAAGATGGAAACTTCGAACTGGGTTTCTTCAGTCCTAGTAGTTCCAACAATCGCTACCTGGGAATATGGTACAAGAATATCTCAGCGAAAACTATTGTTTGGGTTGCAAATCGACTCAACCCGATCAATGACTCTGGCTTGTTGATGATAAACAGTAGTACAGGCAGTGTTGTGGTTATGAGTCAGAATAAGAGTGTTGTTTGGTCAACAAGTCCACAAAGACAAGCCAAGAATCCAGTGTTAAAGCTCTTAGACTCTGGAAATCTTGTACTAACAGTAACAGATGAGAAAGATGAAAATTCAAGAATCTCTTTGTGGGAAAGTTTCGACTATCCGACTGATACATTTTTACCAGGAATGAAGTTGGGATGGGACTTGAAGAAAGGTGTTAACCGGTTTTTAACAGCATGGAAGAAACCAGATGATCCATCTCCTGGAGATTTTACTTTTGGGATGTTAGAAATGGGAATTCATTCATATCCTGAAGCTTATACTTGGAAGGGTAACAAAAAGTTCTATCGTACTGGTCCATGGAATGGCCTTAGGTTCAGTGGTTCACCAGATTTAAACCCCAATCCAGTTTATAATTACAACTTTGTCTCTAATGAGAATGAAGTGTACTACACGTACACCCTCAAAAATAAGTCTCTAATCTCAATTTCTGTTTTGAACCAAACCACCCAATCCTGGGATCGCTATACATGGAttgaagaagagaaaatttGGGAGGCTTACTCATCAAGACCTGGGGACTACTGTGACAGATATGGACTTTGTGGAGCCAATGGAAATTGTGTCTTTACTGCATCACCGGTCTGCCAATGTCTAAAAGCATTCAAGCCTAAATCACCAGAATTGTGGAGCTTAACGGAGTGGTCTCAAGGTTGTGTACGCAATAAACCATTGAGCTGCCATACAGATGGGTTTGTTAAATTTGTTGACTTGAAATTGCCGGATACTACATATTCTTGGGTGAACAAAAGTATGAGCCTTGATGAATGCAGGGTCAAATGCTTGAACAACTGCACCTGTATGGCTTATACAAACTCGGATATCAGAGGAAGAGGTAGTGGCTGCGCCATCTGGTCTGGTGATTTAATGGATATTAGACAATTTCCGGCACGTGGGCAAGATTTATATATCAGAATGTCAGCTTCAGAGCTACAAG AGGAAAAACATGGTCCCAAGATCAAGATTGCAGTGACAGTTGCTGCTGCCGTTGCTGTAGTTTCTGGAACACTCTTAGTTGGCTTTTATATTTGCAAAATCGGGAcaaaattaaaag TTAAAAAGGAGTCAAATGGAATCATAAGTCATCAAAACAATGAAGGTCAAAAGGAAGACCTTGAGCTCCCTTTCTTAGACCTATCCACAATAGTTGGTGCCACTGACAACTTTGCACCCAACAACAAGCTTGGTGAAGGTGGTTTTGGACCTGTTTACAAG GGTATATTAGAAGATGGACAAGAAATAGCTATCAAGAGGCTTTCAAGGAGTTCTGGACAAGGATTGAATGAGTTCAAGAATGAAGTAAGATTGATAGCCAAGCTTCAGCACCGGAATCTTGTAAAGCTTGTAGCCTGTTGCATTCAAGGAGAAGAGAAAATTTTGGTTTATGAATACATGCCCAATAAAAGTCTAGACTCCTTCATTTTTG ATCAAACAAAACGTACACTGTTAAATTGGTCCATGCGCTTCAATATTATATGCGGAATTGCTCGGGGGCTTCAATATCTTCATCAAGATTCCAGATTGAGAATCATACATAGAGATCTCAAAGCAAGTAATGTTTTACTTGATATTGAGATGAATCCTAAAATTTCAGACTTTGGAGCAGCTAGAACTTTTGGAGGAGATCAGTTAGAAGGAAACACAAATAGAGTAATGGGAACTTG TGGTTATATGGCACCGGAATATGCTTTTGATGGGCTATTCTCGACAAAATCTGATGTCTTTAACTTTGGGATTTTGTTGCTTGAGATCATATGCGGGAAGAAAAGTAGAGGGCTTTTTCATCCAAACCACAGCCTTAACCTTATTGGATAT gcATGGAGACTGTGGAATGAGGGAAGGCCATTAGAATTGACTGATGAATGCTTCAGACAATCGTCCACATTGTCAGAGGTTCTACGTTGCATCCACATTAGCCTCTTATGCTTGCAACAGTGTCCTGAAGATAGGCCAAGCATGTCATCTGTGATTGTGATGTTGGGCAGTGAGGGTGCATTGCCTCAGCCCAAACAACCTGGTTTTTTCTTGGAAAAAGATTCAAATGAAGCACATTGTTTCTCAAGTAAGCAGGAATTATTTTCGACCAATGAAATGACAATTACATTATTGGAGGCTCGGTAA